From Halapricum desulfuricans, a single genomic window includes:
- a CDS encoding DUF5810 domain-containing protein produces MAYLCPVCAEPQADAEHLANHMAFTALIRGTDHEEWLDEHTPNWGEDDDEALAARLRDIDAVEETDHPIDEVDTGDRGHANRQNPGIDRRAVGDGETLDDEARAILEDARELTRRMDESDGETE; encoded by the coding sequence ATGGCCTACCTTTGTCCCGTCTGTGCGGAGCCGCAGGCCGACGCTGAGCACCTGGCGAACCACATGGCGTTTACCGCCCTCATCCGCGGGACCGACCACGAGGAGTGGCTGGACGAGCACACGCCGAACTGGGGCGAGGACGACGACGAGGCGCTGGCAGCACGGCTGCGCGATATCGATGCCGTCGAGGAGACCGACCACCCGATCGACGAGGTTGACACCGGTGATCGCGGCCACGCAAACCGCCAGAATCCCGGAATCGACAGGCGGGCAGTCGGGGACGGCGAGACACTCGACGACGAGGCGCGGGCGATCCTCGAAGACGCGCGGGAACTGACCCGTCGGATGGACGAGTCGGACGGCGAAACCGAGTAG